Proteins found in one Brachypodium distachyon strain Bd21 chromosome 5, Brachypodium_distachyon_v3.0, whole genome shotgun sequence genomic segment:
- the LOC100822914 gene encoding cysteine proteinase 1 — MNRSRHPHISKPQRKKTISNHPIMARLRRLPIVVAAVLLLSGVAALSSPVEDPLIEQVVGGDEKNELELNAEAHFASFVQRFNKSYRDADEHAHRLSVFTANLRRARRHQRLDPSAVHGVTKFSDLTPDEFRDRFLGLRKYRRSFLKGLSGSAHDAPALPTDGLPTEFDWREHGAVGPVKDQGSCGSCWSFSTSGALEGAHYLATGKLEVLSEQQMVDCDHECDPSEPRACDAGCNGGLMTTAFSYLAKAGGLETEKDYPYTGRGGACKFDKSKIAAQVKNFSTVAVDEDQIAANLVKHGPLAIGINAVFMQTYIGGVSCPFICGRHLDHGVLLVGYGSAGYAPLRFKEKPYWIIKNSWGENWGESGYYKICRGAHVKNKCGVDSMVSTVTAIHTSNKE, encoded by the exons ATGAACCGGAGCAGGCACCCACATATCTCAAAACCGCAgaggaaaaaaacaatatcaaACCATCCAATCATggcgcgcctccgccgtctccccatcgtcgtcgctgccgtcctcctcctctccggcgTCGCTGCACTTTCCTCGCCGGTGGAGGACCCACTCATCGAGCAGGTGGTCGGGGGCGACGAGAAGAACGAGCTGGAGCTGAACGCCGAGGCGCACTTCGCGAGCTTCGTCCAGCGGTTCAACAAGTCGTACAGGGACGCCGACGAGCACGCCCACCGGCTGTCCGTGTTCACGGCCAAcctccgccgcgcgcggcgCCACCAGCGGCTCGACCCCTCGGCGGTCCACGGCGTCACCAAGTTCTCCGACCTAACCCCCGACGAGTTCCGGGACCGCTTCCTCGGCCTCCGCAAGTACCGCCGGAGCTTTCTCAAGGGACTATCCGGATCGGCGCACGACGCCCCGGCCCTCCCCACAGACGGCCTCCCCACCGAGTTCGACTGGCGCGAGCACGGCGCCGTCGGGCCTGTCAAGGACCAG GGCTCGTGCGGGTCGTGCTGGTCGTTCAGTACGTCCGGTGCGCTGGAGGGCGCGCACTACCTCGCCACCGGGAAGCTCGAGGTGCTCAGCGAGCAGCAGATGGTTGACTGCGATCACGAG TGTGATCCATCAGAACCACGAGCGTGCGACGCAGGATGCAATGGTGGCTTGATGACTACAGCTTTCAGCTATCTTGCGAAAGCTGGTGGTCTGGAGACCGAGAAGGACTACCCTTACACCGGGAGGGGCGGTGCCTGTAAGTTTGATAAGTCTAAAATTGCTGCTCAAGTCAAGAACTTCAGCACTGTTGCTGTGGATGAAGATCAAATTGCGGCTAACCTTGTGAAACATGGCCCGCTCGCAA TTGGTATCAATGCAGTCTTCATGCAGACATACATTGGTGGTGTCTCATGTCCATTTATCTGTGGGAGGCATCTTGATCATGGTGTTCTCTTGGTTGGCTATGGATCTGCTGGTTATGCGCCACTCCGCTTCAAGGAAAAACCATACTGGATCATAAAGAATTCGTGGGGCGAGAACTGGGGTGAGAGCGGGTACTACAAGATCTGCAGGGGGGCGCATGTCAAGAACAAATGCGGTGTTGATTCCATGGTTTCCACGGTGACTGCCATCCATACCTCTAACAAGGAATAG